In one Alosa alosa isolate M-15738 ecotype Scorff River chromosome 14, AALO_Geno_1.1, whole genome shotgun sequence genomic region, the following are encoded:
- the rtn4rl2b gene encoding reticulon-4 receptor-like 2b translates to MDSRSGIRRSKTLNFKSALTLWLVLWLVMCRCAPGEACPKLCVCYPSPMTVSCQSQNFTSVPIGVPYDSQRVFLQNNHITELRADSFGFETQVLWLYSNNITWIEGGAFSSLRVLEELDLGDNPGLQHLDGGAFRGLERLQSLHMHRCRLATLPADLFLKLYSLQFLYLQENLLTHLADGLFSDLVNLTHLFLHGNRIRVLGENAFRGLVNLDRLLVHDNKVRQVHRRAFRDLGRLTILYLFNNSLAELPGQALKDAGSLQFLRLNANPWACGCEARALWDWFRQARISSSDLMCSSPAQRRGQDLRFLREMDFALCPLPDPGSLAGTTTTTFSTKTRWWFSKHKPAKTAGKSATATASGKAMLQKSTEKSVRPFPFNSVKPHNPSSSSSSSSSPQYSLSPEEVALPKLEPEEYWANYGSEDAASIRCFETDCYDNPTLSSSSSAPSPALSPRSLLLSSISCALVLTLHLLFG, encoded by the exons ATGGACTCTCGCTCGGGCATCCGTAGATCCAAGACGCTCAACTTTAAGA GTGCTCTGACGCTGTGGCTAGTGTTGTGGTTGGTGATGTGTCGGTGTGCACCGGGGGAAGCATGtccaaagctgtgtgtgtgctacccgTCGCCCATGACGGTCAGCTGCCAATCACAGAACTTCACATCGGTCCCCATCGGTGTTCCGTACGACTCTCAGCGCGTCTTTCTGCAGAACAACCACATCACAGAGCTCCGCGCTGACTCCTTTGGCTTTgagacacag GTGCTGTGGCTCTACTCCAATAATATCACGTGGATCGAGGGAGGTGCGTTCAGCTCGCTGCGCGTGCTTGAGGAGCTGGACTTGGGCGACAACCCGGGGCTGCAGCATCTGGACGGCGGCGCGTTCCGAGGCCTGGAGCGTCTGCAGAGCCTGCACATGCACCGCTGCCGACTGGCCACGCTCCCCGCTGACCTCTTCCTCAAGCTCTACAGCCTGCAATTCCTCTACCTGCAGGAGAACCTGCTGACGCACCTGGCCGACGGCCTCTTCTCTGACCTGGTCAACTTGACCCACCTGTTCCTGCACGGCAACCGCATCCGCGTGCTGGGTGAAAACGCCTTCCGCGGCCTGGTCAACCTGGACCGGCTGCTCGTCCACGACAACAAGGTCCGGCAGGTGCATCGGCGGGCATTCCGCGACCTGGGCCGCCTGACCATCCTGTACCTGTTCAACAACTCGCTGGCCGAGCTGCCGGGCCAGGCGCTGAAGGACGCGGGCTCGCTCCAGTTCCTGCGGCTCAACGCCAACCCCTGGGCCTGCGGCTGCGAGGCGCGCGCCCTCTGGGACTGGTTCCGTCAGGCGCGCATCTCCAGCTCCGACCTGATGTGCAGCAGCCCCGCCCAGCGCCGCGGCCAGGACCTGCGCTTCCTGCGCGAGATGGACTTCGCCCTGTGCCCGCTCCCTGACCCAGGCTCCCTGGccggcaccaccaccaccaccttcagcACCAAGACCCGCTGGTGGTTCTCCAAGCACAAGCCCGCCAAGACCGCCGGCAAGAGCGCCACCGCCACCGCGTCCGGCAAGGCCATGCTGCAGAAGAGCACCGAGAAGAGTGTCCGCCCGTTCCCCTTCAACTCCGTCAAGCCCCACAacccctcatcttcctcctcctcctcctcgtctccaCAGTACTCTCTGTCCCCAGAGGAGGTGGCCTTGCCCAAGCTGGAGCCGGAGGAATACTGGGCCAACTACGGCAGCGAAGACGCCGCCTCCATCCGCTGCTTCGAGACGGACTGCTACGACAACCCCACTctgtcctcctcgtcctccgccccctcccctgctctctccccccgctctcttctcctctcctccatctcctgtgCTCTGGTGCTCACGCTGCACCTCCTCTTCGGCTGA